One window of Leptotrichia sp. oral taxon 498 genomic DNA carries:
- a CDS encoding macro domain-containing protein: MKSKDLKNRIVLVKGDITEYPADVIVNAANSSLLGGSGVDGAIHRKGGKEIAKDCQKIRNTQGKCDVGKAVITRAGNMPFKNVIHTVGPVWQSGKNNEAKLFAEKLLKKAYISSLELAEKNKLKNISFPNISTGVYRFPKDLAAKTAINAVIEYLEKSDFIEKVNFVCFENENFKIYQKLLEEKGIL; this comes from the coding sequence ATGAAATCAAAAGATTTGAAAAATAGAATTGTGCTTGTAAAAGGCGATATTACCGAATATCCAGCTGATGTAATTGTAAATGCTGCAAATTCTTCTTTACTTGGAGGAAGCGGTGTCGATGGTGCGATTCATAGAAAAGGCGGGAAGGAAATAGCCAAAGATTGTCAAAAAATACGAAATACTCAAGGAAAATGCGATGTTGGTAAAGCTGTTATTACAAGAGCAGGAAATATGCCTTTCAAAAATGTAATTCACACAGTTGGACCTGTCTGGCAGTCAGGAAAAAATAATGAAGCAAAATTATTTGCAGAAAAGTTGTTAAAAAAAGCCTATATTTCAAGTTTAGAATTGGCTGAAAAAAATAAATTAAAAAATATTTCCTTTCCAAATATCTCGACAGGAGTGTACAGATTTCCAAAAGATTTAGCTGCAAAAACAGCTATTAATGCTGTGATAGAATATTTGGAGAAAAGCGATTTTATAGAAAAAGTAAATTTTGTATGTTTTGAAAATGAAAATTTTAAGATTTATCAAAAATTACTGGAAGAGAAAGGGATTTTATGA
- a CDS encoding energy-coupling factor ABC transporter ATP-binding protein produces MGIEIKNFSYKYPLEDKNVLENLNLKIETGEFWAIVGKNGSGKTTFCNALRRFVPDFYKGEVTGKIVIDGKNLKDFNPKELVTKVGFVFQNPFTQISGVKDTVFEEIAYGLENLAVEKEKIIKRVNETLKLLEIEHLKDKNPQEMSGGQKQRVALASIIVMDPEILVIDEPTSQLDPKGTQDIFKIINIMAKKGKTIILVEHKLELIAEYAEKIVVLDEGKIILSGDKKEILNNRLLEEKGIGMPQYSKLAYELIKVGKAKFEEIPITKGKTVELLKK; encoded by the coding sequence ATGGGTATTGAAATAAAAAATTTTAGTTATAAATATCCGTTGGAAGATAAGAATGTTTTAGAAAATTTGAATTTAAAAATCGAAACAGGCGAGTTTTGGGCGATTGTTGGAAAAAATGGAAGCGGAAAAACGACATTTTGTAACGCTCTTAGAAGATTTGTGCCAGATTTTTACAAGGGAGAAGTGACTGGAAAAATTGTAATTGATGGGAAAAATTTGAAAGATTTTAATCCAAAAGAACTTGTGACAAAAGTTGGTTTTGTGTTTCAAAATCCATTTACACAAATTAGCGGAGTAAAAGATACAGTTTTTGAAGAAATTGCTTATGGTTTAGAAAATCTTGCAGTTGAAAAGGAAAAAATAATAAAAAGAGTAAATGAAACATTGAAATTACTTGAAATAGAGCATTTGAAGGATAAAAATCCGCAAGAGATGTCTGGAGGTCAAAAACAGCGTGTTGCATTAGCTTCAATAATCGTGATGGACCCTGAAATATTAGTAATTGATGAACCAACTTCACAGCTTGATCCAAAAGGAACGCAAGATATTTTCAAAATAATAAATATTATGGCTAAAAAAGGAAAAACGATAATTTTAGTGGAGCATAAATTGGAATTAATTGCAGAATATGCTGAAAAAATTGTAGTTTTGGATGAAGGAAAAATAATTTTAAGCGGGGATAAAAAAGAAATTTTAAATAATAGACTTCTTGAAGAAAAGGGAATAGGAATGCCACAATATTCAAAACTTGCTTACGAACTTATAAAAGTGGGAAAAGCTAAGTTTGAAGAAATTCCGATAACCAAGGGAAAGACAGTGGAATTATTGAAAAAATAA
- a CDS encoding energy-coupling factor transporter transmembrane component T: MNNFFKNLYPLTKFYLVLTLVISGFIIPYNIYGYLLFVICGIFAFLYGKLGIYVKRAFLSLFLLTLVIFLAQSLLFVSDEVFAKIWIFVIYKKGLLKAIAVTSKLWAIITPITLLILITPAKDFITALEKKGINPKMAFILLLTLQMIPEMGKQASVILDSQRSRGVETEGNVFVRFKALLPVFIPLVLGSIVNTEERAITLEARGFSIGEKRTILDELKETKNDKIIKMILVIFLILCIAWRILWVLK, from the coding sequence ATGAATAATTTTTTTAAAAATTTATATCCGCTGACAAAGTTTTATTTAGTTTTGACACTAGTAATATCAGGATTTATCATTCCTTACAATATTTATGGATATTTACTTTTTGTAATTTGTGGAATATTTGCCTTTTTATATGGAAAATTGGGAATTTATGTTAAAAGAGCCTTTTTAAGCTTATTTTTATTGACTTTAGTAATATTTTTAGCTCAAAGTTTATTATTTGTGTCAGATGAAGTATTTGCAAAAATATGGATTTTTGTAATTTATAAAAAAGGTCTATTGAAAGCAATTGCTGTAACATCAAAATTATGGGCTATTATAACACCGATTACATTGCTTATTTTAATAACACCAGCAAAAGATTTTATAACTGCATTAGAAAAAAAAGGAATTAATCCTAAAATGGCATTCATTTTACTCTTGACTTTACAAATGATACCAGAAATGGGAAAACAGGCAAGTGTAATCTTAGATTCACAGCGTTCAAGAGGTGTGGAAACTGAAGGAAATGTTTTTGTTAGATTTAAAGCGCTTTTACCTGTATTTATTCCGCTTGTGCTAGGTTCGATTGTAAATACAGAAGAAAGAGCGATTACGCTGGAAGCGAGAGGTTTTTCAATAGGAGAAAAAAGAACGATATTGGACGAATTAAAAGAGACAAAAAATGACAAAATTATAAAAATGATACTTGTGATTTTTTTAATTTTATGCATTGCTTGGAGGATTTTATGGGTATTGAAATAA
- a CDS encoding ECF transporter S component, with protein sequence MKSLKNDFSLMSSLLIPVAVAINFTGSLIASSLKLPLFLDAIGTVFISLIAGPWVGSVTAVITSIATGGFNPVNLAFLPVGILIAVVIGNLTKLKIKNIVVKIILLILALTITTVIANTVITILVYKGITPDGTGFVASSLIKLGFGEVFSVIAATFVSEIMDKSLTIIIAVLIVKSMSDRYLIKFKYGENYIK encoded by the coding sequence ATGAAAAGTTTAAAAAATGATTTTTCTTTAATGTCAAGTTTGTTAATACCTGTGGCGGTAGCTATTAATTTTACAGGTTCATTAATTGCAAGTTCTCTAAAATTACCATTATTTTTAGATGCTATTGGGACAGTATTTATCAGTCTTATTGCAGGACCATGGGTAGGATCGGTAACCGCAGTAATTACGAGTATCGCAACAGGTGGATTTAATCCAGTAAATTTAGCATTTTTACCAGTTGGAATACTTATTGCTGTTGTTATTGGAAATCTTACAAAATTAAAAATAAAAAATATAGTTGTAAAAATTATATTGTTGATATTGGCACTAACTATAACAACTGTTATTGCAAATACGGTAATTACAATTTTGGTTTACAAAGGAATTACACCAGATGGAACTGGATTTGTTGCATCATCATTAATAAAGTTAGGATTTGGGGAAGTTTTTTCTGTAATAGCGGCGACTTTTGTGTCAGAAATTATGGACAAGTCATTGACAATAATTATTGCTGTTTTAATTGTAAAAAGTATGTCAGATAGATATTTAATAAAATTCAAATATGGAGAAAATTATATAAAATAA
- a CDS encoding SPFH domain-containing protein, translated as MGLFGKQLANVIEWYEYNEDTLFWKWSNNEIKKGSKLILKPGQDAIFLHNGKIEGIFENDGEYDIQSEIIPFLSTLKGFKFGFNSGLRAEVIFVNTKEVTIKWGTKNAISIPAAGLPGGMPIRAFGTMSCKVDDNQVLIEKIAGIKQQFGIEDVKERVLSMLDQLLMKWIVREGKDMFNLQANASEIGSGIQTDLDLEMRKIGLAMTGFAVSSFNYPEEIKKMQEKAAAQSMVGDVNRYTQMAMADSMANGSGSGVAGDMAQMQMGMMMGQQIVNQMNNNGVNNQNSNNNAQQENTSNGTVPKFCPNCGTKTNGAKFCPECGTKLF; from the coding sequence ATGGGACTATTTGGAAAACAACTGGCAAATGTGATAGAGTGGTACGAATATAACGAAGATACACTTTTTTGGAAATGGTCAAACAACGAAATTAAAAAAGGCTCAAAACTTATATTAAAACCAGGGCAAGATGCGATTTTTCTGCATAACGGAAAAATTGAAGGAATTTTTGAAAATGACGGTGAATACGATATTCAATCGGAAATAATACCGTTTTTGTCCACTTTAAAAGGGTTTAAATTTGGGTTTAATTCAGGACTTAGGGCAGAAGTGATATTTGTCAATACAAAAGAAGTTACGATAAAATGGGGAACTAAAAATGCGATAAGCATTCCAGCAGCAGGTCTTCCGGGCGGAATGCCAATAAGAGCTTTTGGGACAATGTCTTGCAAAGTTGATGACAATCAAGTTTTGATTGAGAAAATTGCAGGAATAAAACAGCAATTTGGGATTGAAGATGTGAAAGAGAGAGTTTTGTCGATGTTAGACCAGCTTTTGATGAAGTGGATTGTAAGAGAAGGAAAGGATATGTTCAATCTTCAGGCAAACGCTTCTGAAATAGGTTCTGGAATTCAGACGGACTTAGATTTGGAAATGAGAAAAATCGGACTTGCGATGACAGGTTTTGCGGTTTCAAGTTTTAATTATCCAGAAGAAATTAAAAAGATGCAGGAAAAAGCTGCGGCTCAAAGTATGGTTGGCGATGTGAATAGATATACCCAAATGGCTATGGCTGATTCGATGGCAAATGGAAGTGGAAGCGGTGTCGCAGGAGATATGGCTCAGATGCAAATGGGAATGATGATGGGACAGCAAATAGTCAATCAAATGAATAATAACGGTGTAAATAATCAAAATTCAAATAATAATGCACAACAAGAAAATACTTCAAACGGAACTGTTCCAAAATTTTGTCCAAATTGTGGCACAAAAACGAATGGTGCAAAATTTTGTCCTGAATGTGGAACAAAATTGTTCTAA